Proteins from a genomic interval of Flammeovirgaceae bacterium SG7u.111:
- a CDS encoding T9SS type A sorting domain-containing protein has protein sequence MKKIYFYFQIALLFCVLSLFTGEVRGQRVLESNGVGGGVWDLASTWTCTANCNANPTIPTFGDFITIKTGDVIVIDGYYNYHLTDPTNIGSASLPLPLDGLNINIFGSLEFQGAQAQLILPFSSIFTIQTGGIIDFESNQNINESQGIRIGEFSDIAYFSNLGSPPKADIPGPRKITALGGIGPLPVTLTSFTASANNSFTNIRWSTASEWDFSHYEIEKSFDGINFDFVAEVDPKGGEGLLADYTYTDLFPGRDLIYYRLKMVDLDGSFEYSKVVAVSTKASLEALSVFPNPAPNGHFSLYYPNAFGKEVQVSVMNTLGMEVFTRTLVLDKDVLDIAPERELQSGHYMLNVQIDGQVFRKHLVFE, from the coding sequence ATGAAAAAGATCTACTTCTACTTTCAGATAGCTTTACTGTTTTGTGTCTTATCACTATTTACTGGGGAAGTGAGGGGGCAAAGGGTGTTAGAATCAAATGGTGTAGGTGGTGGAGTATGGGATTTAGCTTCTACTTGGACATGCACTGCAAATTGCAATGCTAACCCTACTATTCCTACTTTTGGTGATTTTATAACTATAAAAACTGGTGACGTAATAGTAATCGATGGTTATTACAATTACCACTTGACTGACCCAACTAATATTGGCTCAGCCTCATTGCCACTCCCACTTGATGGACTAAATATTAATATATTTGGATCTTTAGAGTTTCAGGGTGCTCAAGCCCAACTTATACTACCATTTTCTTCGATATTTACGATCCAAACTGGTGGGATTATAGATTTTGAATCTAACCAAAACATAAATGAATCTCAAGGTATTAGAATAGGTGAGTTTTCAGATATTGCATACTTCTCTAATTTAGGTAGTCCTCCAAAAGCGGATATACCCGGACCTCGAAAAATAACAGCGCTAGGGGGGATAGGTCCTCTCCCTGTAACCCTAACCTCCTTCACCGCTTCAGCAAACAACAGCTTCACCAACATAAGGTGGAGCACGGCTTCGGAGTGGGATTTTTCGCATTATGAGATCGAGAAGTCTTTTGATGGGATCAATTTTGATTTTGTGGCCGAGGTTGATCCTAAAGGAGGCGAAGGATTACTTGCCGATTATACTTACACCGATTTGTTTCCCGGAAGAGATTTAATTTATTACCGCCTCAAAATGGTAGACCTAGACGGTTCTTTTGAATACTCGAAAGTGGTTGCGGTTTCTACCAAAGCCAGTTTGGAAGCGCTTTCTGTATTTCCAAATCCAGCACCCAACGGACACTTTTCGCTCTACTACCCCAATGCCTTTGGCAAGGAGGTTCAAGTTTCCGTGATGAACACATTGGGCATGGAGGTTTTCACCAGAACCTTGGTTCTCGACAAAGATGTTTTAGACATCGCCCCTGAAAGGGAGTTGCAATCGGGGCATTATATGCTCAATGTGCAAATTGATGGGCAAGTCTTTAGGAAGCACTTGGTGTTTGAGTAA
- a CDS encoding T9SS type A sorting domain-containing protein produces the protein MKKIYFYFKIALFILGFLSLNTTFGQTIIATGGDWDDQNSWNPSTRIPGDNDIIQIPEGVTVTVRGTDHVMFNTTLVIQGTLIMEASCDGFGCFGQIPTYGSLTLTGPESAVFLEEDASLLDETSGVGAGNFLFISVSGNRYWSGAACLVCGQVTGSIASADEEYIWPADATRPSFISLPVTLTSFTASANSSFTNIKWTTASEWDFSHYEIEKSFDGLDFDFVAEVDPKGGEDLLTDYSYTDLFPGRDLVYYRLKMIDLDGSFEYSKVVSVSSKASLEELSVFPNPAPNGNFSLYYPNAFGKEIEVSVMNAVGMQVFTKTLVLDRDVLDIAPEKELQSGHYMLNVQIDGQVFRKHMIFH, from the coding sequence ATGAAAAAGATCTACTTCTACTTTAAGATCGCCCTGTTCATTTTAGGCTTTCTATCACTTAATACAACATTTGGTCAGACAATTATAGCAACAGGTGGGGATTGGGACGACCAAAATAGTTGGAATCCCAGTACAAGAATCCCTGGTGACAACGACATCATACAAATACCTGAAGGAGTAACAGTGACTGTAAGGGGAACTGATCATGTTATGTTCAATACTACATTGGTCATCCAAGGAACATTAATCATGGAAGCCTCGTGTGATGGTTTCGGTTGCTTTGGCCAAATACCTACTTACGGCAGCCTAACGCTCACAGGGCCAGAGTCTGCGGTATTTTTGGAAGAAGATGCCAGTTTATTAGACGAAACTTCAGGTGTGGGCGCAGGGAATTTTCTTTTTATAAGTGTTTCTGGCAATAGGTATTGGTCAGGGGCTGCATGTCTTGTCTGTGGACAAGTAACAGGAAGCATAGCCTCTGCCGACGAAGAATACATCTGGCCTGCTGACGCTACCAGACCTTCTTTTATCTCTCTCCCCGTCACCCTAACCTCCTTCACCGCCTCTGCAAACAGCAGTTTCACAAACATCAAATGGACTACCGCTTCGGAGTGGGATTTTTCGCATTATGAAATCGAGAAATCTTTTGATGGGTTGGATTTTGATTTTGTTGCCGAAGTCGATCCGAAAGGAGGCGAAGACTTGCTTACCGATTATTCTTACACGGATTTGTTCCCCGGCAGGGATTTGGTGTATTACCGCCTCAAAATGATTGATCTAGATGGTTCTTTTGAATATTCGAAAGTAGTTTCGGTTTCTTCTAAAGCTAGCCTTGAGGAGCTATCTGTCTTCCCCAACCCTGCTCCCAACGGTAACTTTTCGCTCTACTACCCCAACGCCTTTGGAAAGGAAATAGAAGTTTCTGTGATGAATGCGGTTGGTATGCAAGTTTTCACCAAAACCTTGGTGCTAGACAGAGATGTGCTTGATATTGCCCCTGAAAAGGAGTTGCAATCAGGGCATTATATGTTGAATGTGCAAATTGATGGACAGGTCTTTAGGAAGCATATGATATTTCATTAA
- a CDS encoding T9SS type A sorting domain-containing protein, producing the protein MKKIYLYFQLVLFFSVILSAKEANADTCESKGSGNWNTPGTWTCDDVPEPGDDVIIKEDHIVIFNVTQLFDAHLTAINIYINGELNFQNIAILKLPSSSYIYIEDGASISFTNNSPFPATDYTESQRIIIGSPSSFNRVGSDGNIEGKKEITISTGIISLPVTLTSFSASLKNSFAFIEWSTVSEWDFSHYEVEKSFDGLEFDFLVEVDPQGGEDLVTDYTYTDLFPGQNLVYYRLKMVDLDGSFEYSKVVVVSTQASLEELSIFPNPAPAGRFSLYYPNAFGKEVRVSVMNIVGKEVFTKNLVLDRDVLEIMPNRELQSGHYTLNVQIDGQVFRKRMIFH; encoded by the coding sequence ATGAAAAAAATTTACCTCTATTTCCAATTGGTCTTGTTTTTTAGTGTCATTTTATCGGCAAAGGAAGCTAACGCAGATACATGCGAATCCAAAGGATCTGGCAATTGGAATACGCCGGGAACTTGGACTTGCGATGATGTGCCAGAACCTGGAGATGATGTCATCATAAAAGAAGACCATATTGTAATATTCAATGTTACTCAATTATTTGATGCACATTTAACCGCGATAAACATTTACATAAATGGCGAATTAAACTTCCAAAACATTGCTATACTAAAACTCCCAAGCAGCTCTTATATTTATATAGAAGATGGAGCTAGCATTAGCTTTACCAACAACAGTCCTTTCCCTGCAACTGACTATACAGAATCCCAACGAATTATTATTGGCTCACCATCCTCATTCAATCGAGTCGGTTCAGATGGAAACATAGAAGGCAAAAAAGAAATCACCATAAGTACTGGTATAATTTCCCTACCTGTAACCCTTACTTCCTTTAGTGCCTCTTTAAAAAACAGCTTTGCTTTTATTGAATGGAGTACTGTTTCAGAATGGGATTTTTCACATTATGAGGTCGAAAAGTCTTTTGATGGGCTGGAGTTTGATTTTCTCGTTGAGGTTGATCCGCAAGGCGGTGAAGACCTGGTTACTGATTATACTTATACTGATTTGTTTCCTGGACAAAACTTGGTGTATTATCGCCTCAAGATGGTGGACTTGGACGGGTCTTTTGAATATTCGAAGGTGGTAGTTGTGTCAACCCAAGCTAGCCTAGAAGAACTTTCAATATTCCCCAATCCTGCACCCGCTGGCAGGTTCTCTCTCTACTACCCTAACGCTTTTGGCAAAGAAGTACGAGTATCGGTCATGAACATTGTAGGCAAGGAAGTATTCACTAAAAATCTAGTTCTCGATAGAGACGTACTGGAAATCATGCCCAACAGAGAGTTACAGTCAGGTCATTATACACTTAATGTACAAATTGACGGACAAGTCTTTAGGAAGCGTATGATATTTCATTAA
- a CDS encoding transposase: MNFLSQFSDLLPVLPPFELVLAERDEPSNTVHLYLEVPPEATPKKCSIHSYYDRTWEHLKLFQYRCFIHCKLPIYKDRDTGKLSKAEVSFSRDYSRFTLMFGQEVMRLMHIHHCFTAVARTLGIRVQRVEHIYHHYTQHLEDDYYSQHTASRIAYDETSTRKGHEYITSFFDLDTWQLPGSYEGRSSECVARFKQDHPYPEAVEEISIDMSPAFIKGAKQCFPQAKVTFDKWHVIKLLYKHLDRLGEKAYCFQAQIELSMERIGTFYRQDQFQELKAQLCFIMDLAQETMETNPITKSIKSHFDGIVQYAQSKINNGILEGLNSKIQIIKRVARGFRSKDNFIKMIYFVFAKYQFQVNS; this comes from the coding sequence ATGAATTTTCTATCTCAATTTAGTGACTTACTTCCTGTTCTACCACCTTTTGAGTTAGTTCTAGCAGAACGTGACGAGCCTAGCAACACCGTACATCTATATTTAGAGGTTCCACCTGAAGCTACCCCAAAAAAATGCTCTATTCATAGCTATTACGACCGTACCTGGGAACACTTAAAGCTTTTTCAATATCGCTGTTTTATCCATTGTAAGCTTCCTATATACAAAGATAGGGATACCGGTAAACTATCTAAGGCAGAGGTTTCCTTTTCTAGAGATTATTCGCGGTTCACACTTATGTTTGGGCAAGAAGTCATGCGTTTGATGCATATCCACCATTGTTTTACGGCAGTAGCCAGGACACTTGGCATTCGAGTCCAACGGGTTGAGCATATTTATCATCATTATACCCAACATCTTGAAGATGACTACTATAGTCAGCATACAGCCTCTAGGATTGCTTATGATGAAACCTCTACCCGTAAGGGACATGAATACATCACCAGCTTTTTTGATCTAGATACTTGGCAACTACCCGGTAGTTACGAAGGTAGATCTTCTGAATGTGTTGCCCGATTTAAGCAAGATCATCCCTATCCAGAAGCAGTAGAAGAAATTTCCATTGATATGTCCCCTGCCTTCATCAAGGGGGCCAAACAGTGTTTTCCACAGGCTAAGGTTACTTTTGACAAATGGCATGTGATCAAACTTCTCTACAAACATCTAGATCGACTTGGGGAAAAGGCTTATTGCTTTCAAGCTCAAATTGAACTATCAATGGAAAGGATAGGTACTTTTTATCGGCAAGATCAATTTCAAGAGCTAAAAGCCCAACTGTGCTTCATTATGGACCTCGCCCAGGAAACCATGGAAACCAATCCGATCACTAAATCGATTAAAAGCCATTTTGATGGAATTGTTCAATACGCTCAATCTAAGATTAATAACGGTATCTTAGAGGGGCTCAATTCTAAAATTCAAATCATTAAACGGGTTGCTAGAGGGTTTCGGTCTAAAGACAACTTCATCAAGATGATTTACTTTGTATTTGCAAAATACCAGTTTCAAGTAAATTCATAA
- a CDS encoding caspase family protein, producing the protein MKNLIALLFLLLLSSSLSAQYVNLKVLLKKESDKRFVKWAEKGEFESSEQYKARMAGQKEYYNTIFQQVSLEYEQKYLGKIDFENYVLGKYDADNEVFPIKFEMLDTIYLKVPRDYAPEFKSRKDFRVENVDLVMEDNSWSLSEITIRDRFYDQVYQNSGNPKYKMYQYEPPVVPTVSISSFSSNTADVDIDENIPETDVKREDALAVVLGVEYYQHNDIPNVQYAVNDALAIKKYLIKTMGFKEEQIIFKANPTMTDMNYLFGGESSPEGKLYNTVNPQKTDVFVYFSGHGIPNTEDGKAFFALSDANPYYVKSTCYPLELFYRNLSQVPCNNLTIVLDACFSGGSHSGLIIPKASPVFIMNEARLRAAENVQIMTSSSGTQISSWYPEKNHSMFTYFFLKGIMSDANSNDDDLLTFGELAGYVNEQVTRMARKEYGRIQQPSIDGEMEKVFVRY; encoded by the coding sequence ATGAAAAATCTCATTGCATTGCTGTTCTTGCTGTTATTATCATCGAGTCTTTCTGCTCAATATGTAAACTTGAAAGTGTTGCTCAAAAAAGAGAGTGACAAACGGTTTGTGAAATGGGCAGAGAAAGGTGAGTTTGAATCGTCTGAACAGTACAAGGCAAGGATGGCTGGTCAAAAAGAGTATTACAACACCATTTTCCAACAAGTTTCTTTGGAGTATGAGCAGAAGTATTTGGGGAAAATAGACTTTGAAAATTATGTGCTGGGGAAATACGACGCAGACAACGAGGTATTTCCCATCAAGTTCGAAATGCTTGATACAATTTATTTGAAAGTGCCGCGCGATTATGCTCCAGAATTTAAGTCCCGGAAAGATTTTAGAGTAGAAAATGTGGATTTGGTGATGGAAGACAATAGTTGGTCGCTTTCTGAAATTACGATAAGGGACCGGTTCTATGACCAAGTTTACCAAAATAGTGGTAACCCGAAATACAAAATGTACCAATACGAACCGCCAGTAGTCCCTACGGTTTCTATCAGTTCTTTTTCGTCCAATACAGCCGATGTAGATATAGACGAAAATATCCCCGAAACAGATGTTAAGAGAGAAGATGCCTTGGCGGTGGTTTTGGGCGTGGAATATTACCAACACAACGATATCCCAAATGTGCAGTATGCGGTAAACGATGCGTTGGCTATCAAAAAATACCTCATCAAAACAATGGGCTTCAAAGAAGAGCAGATCATCTTCAAGGCGAACCCAACCATGACGGACATGAACTATCTTTTTGGTGGAGAAAGCTCGCCCGAAGGGAAATTGTATAATACGGTAAATCCTCAAAAAACGGATGTGTTTGTGTATTTTAGCGGACATGGAATTCCCAATACAGAAGATGGAAAAGCCTTTTTTGCCCTGTCCGACGCAAATCCTTATTATGTGAAAAGTACCTGCTATCCGCTTGAGCTTTTCTACCGAAACTTGAGCCAAGTCCCTTGTAACAATCTAACAATTGTACTGGATGCCTGCTTTAGTGGTGGCTCACATTCGGGGCTGATTATTCCCAAAGCGTCTCCTGTATTCATCATGAACGAAGCGAGGCTAAGGGCTGCGGAAAATGTCCAGATAATGACTTCTTCTTCGGGCACGCAGATTTCCTCTTGGTATCCGGAAAAAAATCATTCTATGTTCACATACTTTTTCCTCAAGGGAATTATGAGCGATGCAAACTCCAATGATGACGACCTGCTTACTTTTGGGGAACTAGCTGGCTATGTAAACGAACAAGTTACCCGAATGGCAAGGAAAGAATACGGTCGTATCCAACAGCCGAGTATCGATGGGGAAATGGAAAAAGTGTTTGTGAGGTATTGA
- a CDS encoding DUF2892 domain-containing protein yields MKNRIVRGVAGIFILASLLLAIYVNIHWLWLTAFVGINLFQSSLTKWCLLEDILKTVGVKN; encoded by the coding sequence ATGAAAAACAGAATTGTACGAGGAGTAGCAGGAATATTTATTTTAGCCAGCCTACTATTGGCAATCTATGTAAATATCCACTGGCTCTGGCTTACAGCATTTGTCGGAATCAATTTATTCCAGTCTTCACTCACAAAATGGTGTTTGCTAGAAGATATTTTGAAAACCGTTGGGGTAAAAAACTAA
- a CDS encoding efflux RND transporter permease subunit — MEEGISGKIAHFFINSKLTILLMVALMIIGVYSSSLIPREEEPQINVPMADIMVGYPGASPTEIENRVVKPLEKVIGNIKGVEHIHSMAMNGMAMIIVQFYVGEDMERSYVKLYDELMKHQDMFPSGVYQPMVKTRSIDDVPMLGLTLWSENYDDFQLRAIAAEVTSEIEKVKNVAITKVIGGRNRQLKVVLDKDKMAESGVDALGIMQMIQANNGSSQSGSFVNRDEEFLITTGQFLTSSEDVENLVIGVNKNMPVYLKQVATIVDGPEQPSNYVSFGYGKANEEFKGFKSEYPAVTISVAKVKGADAMKIADKVLGQVELLKRNLIPNDVHVSVTRNYGETASHKVGELLMHLGVAILAVTILVMLAMGWRGGLVVFFSVPLTFALTLFSYYMLGYTLNRITLFALVFVVGIVVDDSIIIAENMHRHFKMKRLPFKQAAIFAINEVGNPTILATFTVIAAILPMAFVSGMMGPYMSPMPIGASIAMMLSLFVALTVTPYLGYHLLREKDDQEHKEEHGLETNWVYKVYKKVEQPMLDSTVKRWLMLGITFVLLIGSISMFFTKSVAVKMLPFDNKNEFQIVVDMPEGTTLERTAAVTKEIAQYLSTIPEVVDYQNYIGTSAPITFNGLVRHYDNRGGSNMADIQVNLLHKEDRALQSHDIAKVVRSEIQKIAQKYDANVKIVEVPPGPPVLSTLVAEIYGPNYKEQINVANQVKNILGNTDDIVDTDWMVEEAQTEYKLVVDREKAMLNGIAPKQIIGNLTYILRDLPVSNLYDENSNDNVGIVLSLDDKDKSSLQEIQSLKIKGQHGNLIPVSDLVKVNKDTLQKTIYRKDQKRVVYVLADMAGVLESPVYAILGMEKKLKAIKLPQGYEINELYMEQPTDESNFTIKWDGEWQITLEVFRDLGAAFLIVIVIIYMLIVGWFQNFKTPIVMMIAIPLSLVGIVLGHWLLGAFFTATSFIGMIALAGVMVRNSVLLIDFIEIRLNEGTALKQAIIDAGAVRTTPILLTTGAVVIGASIILFDPIFQGLAISLVAGAIVSTLLTLIVVPLIYYMTEKNKWEK; from the coding sequence ATGGAAGAAGGAATTTCAGGTAAAATTGCCCACTTTTTCATCAATTCCAAGCTGACCATTCTTTTAATGGTAGCCCTGATGATAATTGGAGTATATAGTTCTTCGCTGATTCCGAGGGAAGAAGAACCTCAGATAAATGTACCAATGGCCGATATTATGGTTGGCTATCCAGGAGCGAGTCCGACAGAAATAGAAAACAGGGTGGTAAAACCACTTGAGAAAGTGATTGGAAACATCAAAGGAGTCGAGCACATTCATTCGATGGCCATGAACGGAATGGCAATGATCATTGTACAATTTTATGTAGGAGAAGATATGGAACGCTCTTATGTGAAATTATACGACGAGCTTATGAAGCACCAAGACATGTTCCCATCGGGAGTGTACCAGCCTATGGTGAAAACCAGGTCCATTGATGATGTCCCTATGCTGGGCTTAACGCTTTGGAGCGAAAACTACGACGATTTCCAACTCAGAGCAATTGCGGCAGAAGTCACTTCTGAAATTGAAAAAGTAAAAAATGTCGCCATTACCAAGGTGATTGGAGGAAGAAATCGTCAGCTAAAAGTAGTATTGGATAAAGACAAGATGGCTGAAAGCGGGGTGGATGCTTTGGGGATCATGCAGATGATTCAGGCAAACAATGGGAGCTCTCAATCTGGAAGTTTTGTAAATAGAGATGAAGAATTTCTGATCACCACAGGACAGTTTCTCACTTCCTCAGAAGATGTGGAAAACTTAGTCATCGGGGTAAACAAAAACATGCCTGTTTACCTGAAACAGGTAGCTACCATTGTAGATGGCCCAGAACAACCAAGCAACTATGTATCTTTTGGTTATGGAAAAGCCAACGAAGAATTTAAAGGATTCAAATCCGAATACCCAGCTGTAACCATCTCAGTTGCCAAGGTAAAGGGTGCCGATGCCATGAAGATTGCTGATAAAGTCCTCGGTCAGGTAGAGTTACTCAAGCGCAATCTAATCCCGAATGATGTACATGTGAGCGTTACCAGAAACTATGGAGAAACGGCTTCTCATAAAGTTGGCGAATTGTTGATGCACCTCGGTGTGGCAATTTTGGCAGTAACTATACTTGTAATGCTGGCTATGGGCTGGAGAGGTGGATTAGTAGTTTTCTTTTCCGTACCGCTCACATTTGCCCTCACACTTTTTAGTTATTATATGTTGGGTTACACGCTCAACAGAATCACCCTATTTGCATTGGTGTTCGTAGTAGGAATTGTGGTGGATGACAGTATCATCATTGCCGAAAACATGCACCGCCATTTCAAAATGAAGCGATTGCCTTTCAAACAGGCGGCTATCTTTGCTATTAACGAGGTAGGTAACCCTACTATTTTGGCAACATTTACAGTTATTGCAGCTATTCTACCTATGGCCTTTGTATCGGGAATGATGGGTCCTTATATGAGCCCGATGCCCATTGGAGCTTCCATTGCCATGATGTTGTCATTGTTTGTTGCATTGACTGTTACTCCTTATCTAGGCTATCATTTGCTAAGAGAAAAAGACGATCAGGAACACAAGGAAGAACACGGGTTGGAAACCAACTGGGTGTACAAGGTTTATAAAAAGGTAGAGCAACCGATGTTAGACAGCACCGTAAAAAGATGGCTCATGTTGGGAATTACCTTTGTGCTACTGATCGGATCAATTTCGATGTTTTTTACTAAATCGGTGGCTGTTAAAATGCTTCCTTTCGACAATAAAAATGAATTCCAGATAGTAGTGGATATGCCCGAAGGTACTACATTGGAAAGAACTGCCGCAGTTACCAAAGAAATTGCCCAGTACTTGTCCACCATTCCTGAAGTGGTAGATTATCAGAACTACATTGGCACTTCTGCACCCATCACGTTTAACGGATTGGTAAGGCATTACGACAACCGTGGGGGAAGCAACATGGCCGATATTCAGGTAAACCTTTTGCACAAAGAAGACAGAGCACTGCAAAGCCATGATATAGCCAAAGTAGTTCGTTCTGAAATACAGAAAATAGCCCAAAAATATGACGCTAATGTAAAAATAGTGGAAGTACCGCCTGGGCCTCCAGTGCTTTCTACCCTAGTGGCGGAAATATATGGTCCAAATTACAAAGAGCAGATCAACGTTGCCAATCAGGTAAAAAACATACTTGGAAATACAGATGATATTGTAGACACCGATTGGATGGTGGAAGAAGCCCAGACAGAATACAAGCTGGTGGTAGATAGGGAAAAAGCGATGCTAAATGGCATAGCCCCTAAGCAAATAATAGGTAACCTCACTTATATATTGAGGGACCTACCCGTTTCCAATCTCTATGATGAAAATTCCAATGACAATGTAGGCATCGTACTTTCACTGGATGACAAAGACAAAAGCAGCTTGCAAGAAATCCAAAGCCTGAAAATCAAAGGACAGCATGGTAACCTAATACCCGTAAGCGATCTGGTAAAAGTCAACAAAGATACGCTTCAAAAAACCATCTATCGCAAAGATCAAAAACGAGTAGTTTATGTACTAGCGGATATGGCTGGCGTGCTGGAAAGTCCTGTTTATGCCATTTTGGGAATGGAGAAAAAGCTAAAAGCAATAAAACTGCCACAAGGGTATGAAATAAATGAGCTCTACATGGAACAACCTACAGATGAAAGCAATTTTACCATCAAATGGGATGGAGAGTGGCAAATCACCCTTGAGGTATTTCGCGATTTAGGAGCAGCATTTTTGATCGTAATCGTGATCATTTATATGTTGATTGTAGGCTGGTTCCAGAATTTTAAAACCCCAATAGTCATGATGATTGCCATTCCACTCTCCTTGGTTGGCATTGTACTCGGGCACTGGTTACTAGGCGCATTTTTCACCGCTACGTCTTTCATTGGGATGATTGCACTGGCGGGAGTAATGGTAAGAAACTCGGTATTGCTGATCGATTTTATTGAAATCCGGTTGAACGAAGGCACAGCACTGAAGCAGGCAATCATAGATGCAGGAGCCGTAAGAACCACGCCTATTCTGCTTACTACTGGCGCAGTGGTAATTGGAGCATCCATCATTTTGTTTGACCCGATCTTCCAAGGACTTGCCATTTCATTGGTAGCCGGAGCGATTGTTTCTACATTGCTCACGCTCATCGTAGTACCTCTTATTTACTACATGACCGAAAAAAACAAATGGGAAAAGTAA
- a CDS encoding efflux RND transporter periplasmic adaptor subunit, translating into MKQLLIIIITFSLAQFFTSCGSEERKSTETLDPIMVKVSKIKAGKNDQYFTASGKVEAENSSNLSTRMMGYVTGLKVKVGQQVSKGQLLLSINNTDLQAKKAQVEASIIQAEAGYANAKKDYERFKTLFEQKSASQKELDDMTTRYEMAKAGLEAAKQMKNEVIAQFAYANITAPFSGIVTNTFVKEGDMANPGMPLLSIETRSNLQVMAMVSETDIDAIENGMLVKVLVKSQGTEVDGKVSEVSLSAKNTGGQYLVKIDLDTTNGSILSGMFVHIRFPVTKASDATSAGTVLIPKSALVKNGQLEGVYTIGNENVAILRWLRIGKTYGDQVEVLSGISTDEQFITSSEGKLFNGAKVEFQVVGKN; encoded by the coding sequence ATGAAACAGCTACTTATCATAATAATAACATTTTCTCTTGCACAGTTTTTCACAAGTTGTGGTTCAGAAGAAAGAAAATCTACGGAAACATTAGACCCAATAATGGTAAAAGTGAGTAAAATAAAAGCGGGTAAAAACGATCAATACTTCACTGCCAGCGGCAAGGTGGAAGCTGAAAACAGCAGTAATCTCAGCACCAGAATGATGGGCTATGTAACCGGGCTTAAAGTAAAAGTGGGACAACAAGTTTCCAAAGGGCAACTTTTGCTTAGCATAAACAATACAGACTTGCAAGCAAAAAAAGCACAGGTAGAAGCATCCATCATACAAGCAGAGGCGGGATATGCTAATGCTAAAAAAGATTACGAACGCTTTAAGACCCTTTTCGAGCAAAAAAGTGCCTCGCAAAAAGAGCTAGATGACATGACCACGCGCTACGAGATGGCGAAGGCAGGTTTGGAAGCTGCAAAACAGATGAAAAACGAGGTTATTGCCCAGTTTGCTTATGCCAATATCACTGCGCCTTTTTCAGGAATTGTGACCAATACTTTTGTAAAAGAAGGTGATATGGCCAACCCAGGGATGCCTTTGCTAAGCATAGAAACTCGCTCAAATTTGCAGGTTATGGCAATGGTTTCAGAAACGGATATCGATGCCATAGAAAATGGTATGCTTGTGAAAGTATTGGTCAAATCGCAAGGAACAGAAGTGGACGGAAAAGTAAGCGAAGTAAGTTTATCCGCCAAAAATACAGGAGGGCAATACTTAGTGAAAATAGACTTGGACACAACAAACGGCAGCATTTTGTCTGGCATGTTTGTACACATACGGTTCCCCGTAACAAAAGCTTCAGACGCTACTTCAGCAGGCACTGTTTTAATACCGAAATCGGCACTTGTCAAAAATGGCCAACTAGAAGGGGTTTATACTATCGGAAATGAAAATGTGGCCATTTTGAGATGGTTGAGAATTGGCAAAACCTATGGAGATCAGGTGGAAGTACTATCAGGGATCTCGACCGATGAACAATTCATTACTTCTTCTGAAGGAAAGCTCTTCAATGGTGCCAAAGTCGAATTTCAAGTAGTTGGAAAAAATTAA